One Cellulomonas taurus genomic region harbors:
- the treZ gene encoding malto-oligosyltrehalose trehalohydrolase produces MRVWAPKASSVDLVLPVADDGGPERVAMVRAEGGWWTGDDLPHGTDYAISLDGGDPRPDPRSPWQPEGVHGPSRVFDAHRFEWADGAWAGRDMRGAVIYELHTGTFTPEGTLDAAIPRLGHLVDLGVEVVELLPVAPFNGRHGWGYDGVSLYGVHQPYGGPAALQRFVDAAHRAGLAVCLDVVHNHLGPSGNYLGEFGPYFTDAHQTPWGAAIDLSEVEVRRWILDSALRWFTDFHIDALRLDAVHALIDDTPRHILSELSDAVAALDLGRPLSLIAETDLNDPVSITPTDAGGWGMTAQWADDVHHAVHALLTGERQGYYVDFGSPRTLAHAMTRVFVHDGGHSTFRDQDWGVPVPDDVDGHRFVVFGSDHDQVGNRALGDRPAERLDDAALAAEAALILLSPFTPMLFMGEEWGARTPWLFLTDHPEPELAEAVRQGRAAEFGSHGWATMYGRSDDDFTVPDPQATESLDRSRLDWDEPTLPGHGRLLDWYRRLIALRREVGVLGDGDRSATRVTWDESFTVPESDDHSPEGARARSWRSWLVLHRGDARVVINLSDTEQTVPLGRAGEPEVLASWAAGTVRVLTADDARADAAPRDAASAVPGTRVTVPARTVVVLR; encoded by the coding sequence ATGCGGGTATGGGCACCCAAGGCGTCGTCGGTGGATCTGGTGCTGCCGGTCGCCGACGACGGCGGGCCGGAGCGGGTGGCGATGGTCCGTGCCGAGGGCGGCTGGTGGACCGGCGACGACCTGCCGCACGGCACCGACTACGCGATCAGCCTGGACGGCGGCGACCCCCGACCCGATCCGCGCTCACCCTGGCAGCCCGAGGGTGTGCACGGGCCGTCCCGGGTGTTCGACGCCCACCGGTTCGAGTGGGCGGACGGCGCGTGGGCGGGGCGAGACATGCGCGGTGCGGTGATCTACGAGCTGCACACCGGCACGTTCACCCCCGAGGGCACCCTGGACGCCGCGATCCCCCGGCTCGGCCACCTGGTCGACCTGGGTGTCGAGGTGGTCGAGCTGCTGCCGGTCGCACCGTTCAACGGTCGGCACGGCTGGGGTTACGACGGCGTCTCGCTGTACGGGGTGCACCAGCCCTACGGCGGACCGGCGGCACTGCAACGCTTCGTGGACGCCGCGCACCGGGCCGGGCTGGCGGTGTGCCTGGACGTGGTGCACAACCACCTCGGGCCGTCCGGCAACTACCTCGGCGAGTTCGGGCCGTACTTCACCGACGCCCACCAGACGCCCTGGGGCGCGGCGATCGACCTGTCCGAGGTCGAGGTGCGGCGCTGGATCCTGGACTCGGCGCTGCGCTGGTTCACCGACTTCCACATCGACGCCCTGCGGCTGGACGCGGTGCACGCGCTGATCGACGACACCCCCCGGCACATCCTGAGCGAACTGTCCGACGCGGTCGCCGCCCTGGACCTGGGCCGACCGCTGTCCCTGATCGCGGAGACCGACCTCAACGACCCGGTGTCGATCACCCCGACTGACGCGGGCGGCTGGGGCATGACCGCGCAGTGGGCGGATGACGTGCACCACGCGGTGCACGCGCTGCTCACCGGCGAACGGCAGGGCTACTACGTCGACTTCGGGTCACCGCGCACCCTGGCGCACGCGATGACCCGGGTCTTCGTGCACGACGGCGGGCATTCGACCTTCCGCGACCAGGACTGGGGCGTCCCGGTGCCCGACGACGTGGACGGTCACCGGTTCGTCGTCTTCGGCTCCGATCACGACCAGGTGGGCAACCGCGCCCTCGGTGACCGTCCCGCCGAACGACTGGACGACGCGGCGCTGGCGGCCGAGGCGGCGCTGATCCTGCTGTCGCCCTTCACCCCGATGCTGTTCATGGGCGAGGAGTGGGGCGCCCGCACCCCGTGGCTGTTCCTCACCGACCACCCGGAGCCGGAGCTCGCCGAGGCGGTGCGCCAGGGCCGGGCCGCCGAGTTCGGGTCCCACGGGTGGGCGACCATGTACGGCCGCAGCGACGACGACTTCACCGTGCCGGACCCGCAGGCCACCGAGTCGCTGGACCGCAGCCGTCTCGACTGGGACGAGCCCACGCTGCCCGGCCACGGGCGACTGCTGGACTGGTACCGACGCCTGATCGCCCTGCGCCGGGAGGTCGGTGTGCTCGGTGACGGCGACCGGTCGGCGACCCGGGTGACCTGGGACGAGTCCTTCACGGTGCCGGAGTCCGACGACCACTCCCCCGAGGGTGCCCGTGCCCGGTCGTGGCGCAGCTGGCTGGTGCTGCACCGCGGCGACGCCCGGGTGGTGATCAACCTGTCCGACACCGAGCAGACCGTACCGCTGGGCCGCGCCGGCGAGCCGGAGGTGCTGGCGAGCTGGGCGGCGGGCACGGTCCGCGTGCTGACCGCCGACGACGCGAGGGCCGACGCCGCCCCACG
- the treY gene encoding malto-oligosyltrehalose synthase, translated as MSDPTTPTRRLPAPGRPVPVSTYRLQLGPDLSLDDAADLVPYLDSLGVTHLYLSPILRAAPGSTHGYDVVDHDEIAPELGGEAALRRLAEVAHAAGLGLVLDIVPNHMAVPTPAWHNRALWSVLTEGPESPYASWFDVDWSAGDGAVLMPVLGARIGEVLASGELTLDTDPERGPVLRYYDHVFPVRPGTEALPLAELVERQHYRLAYWRVADEELNYRRFFDVGTLAAIRVEDPEVFDATHALVLRLIDEGVLDGLRIDHPDGLADPGGYLARLREATGGAWVVVEKILQNDEQLPTDWDTAGSTGYDTAWRIQQAFVDPGGSGRLGALMHRLTGDTSDALPELVDQAKREIVDRALYAEVHRLTELAAEVCRDDLRLRDHTWRSLQDCLVELLVAMDRYRAYVVPGETPQPEDIEVLSTAAALARTRLSPERAATMDVLVDLLLGREVGSAGRTRDPRRDELIVRFQQTCGAVMAKGVEDTAFYRWTQLVSLCEVGGEPDRFALSPTELLTWAGRMQVTSPLGMTTMSTHDTKRSADVRARIGVLSELPVEWAELVGELRAASASWRPALLDGRTENLLWQTLAGTWTADGPLSAERLTEYLTKAIREAKQHTTWTAPDEAYEAAVLGAARQAVTDPAIDELFGRWEQRTREAVRAATLGTALLHLTLPGVADVYQGTEVPSIALVDPDNRRPVDHAAIAARLARLDEGAGARDLADEKLLLTSATLRVRRELREAIIGPEAGFVPLAHSSGHAITYARTVAGDPRIAVVATRLAASVERMGGWAEHTVALPEGDWQDVLTGRAVAGGVRRLAELLDRMPVALLVRED; from the coding sequence GTGAGCGACCCGACCACCCCGACCCGGCGCCTGCCCGCGCCGGGTCGGCCGGTGCCGGTGTCCACCTACCGGCTGCAGCTGGGCCCCGACCTGTCCCTGGACGACGCCGCCGACCTAGTGCCCTACCTGGACTCGCTCGGCGTCACCCACCTCTACCTGTCGCCGATCCTGCGTGCCGCGCCCGGGTCGACCCACGGGTACGACGTGGTCGACCACGACGAGATCGCGCCGGAGCTGGGCGGCGAGGCGGCACTGCGCCGGCTGGCCGAGGTCGCGCACGCCGCCGGGCTCGGCCTGGTGCTGGACATCGTGCCGAACCACATGGCCGTGCCCACCCCTGCCTGGCACAACCGCGCCCTGTGGTCGGTGCTGACCGAAGGACCCGAGTCGCCGTACGCCAGCTGGTTCGACGTGGACTGGTCCGCCGGTGACGGTGCGGTGCTGATGCCGGTGCTGGGCGCCCGGATCGGCGAGGTGCTCGCCAGTGGCGAACTCACCCTGGACACCGACCCTGAGCGCGGCCCCGTGCTGCGCTACTACGACCACGTGTTCCCGGTCCGCCCCGGCACCGAGGCGCTGCCGCTGGCCGAGCTGGTGGAGCGCCAGCACTACCGGCTCGCCTACTGGCGGGTGGCCGACGAGGAGCTGAACTACCGGCGGTTCTTCGACGTCGGCACCCTGGCGGCGATCCGGGTCGAGGACCCGGAGGTCTTCGACGCCACCCACGCCCTGGTGCTGCGACTGATCGACGAGGGTGTGCTGGACGGGCTGCGGATCGATCACCCGGACGGTCTGGCCGACCCCGGCGGTTATCTGGCGCGGCTGCGCGAGGCGACCGGCGGCGCATGGGTCGTGGTGGAGAAGATCCTGCAGAACGACGAGCAGCTGCCCACCGACTGGGACACCGCCGGCAGCACCGGCTACGACACCGCGTGGCGGATCCAGCAGGCATTCGTCGACCCGGGTGGTTCCGGACGGCTCGGCGCCCTGATGCACCGGCTGACCGGCGACACCAGCGACGCGCTGCCGGAGCTGGTCGACCAGGCCAAGCGGGAGATCGTCGACCGGGCGCTGTACGCCGAGGTGCACCGGCTCACCGAGCTGGCCGCCGAGGTGTGCCGGGACGACCTGCGGCTGCGCGACCACACCTGGCGGTCGTTGCAGGACTGCCTGGTCGAACTGCTGGTCGCGATGGACCGGTACCGCGCCTACGTGGTGCCGGGCGAGACGCCGCAGCCCGAGGACATCGAGGTGCTGTCCACCGCCGCCGCGCTGGCCCGCACCCGCCTGTCGCCGGAACGGGCGGCGACGATGGATGTCCTGGTCGACCTGCTGCTCGGCCGCGAGGTCGGCTCCGCCGGTCGCACCCGGGACCCGCGGCGCGACGAGCTGATCGTGCGCTTCCAGCAGACCTGCGGCGCGGTGATGGCCAAGGGCGTGGAGGACACCGCCTTCTACCGCTGGACCCAGTTGGTGTCGCTGTGCGAGGTGGGCGGCGAGCCGGACCGCTTCGCGCTGTCCCCCACCGAGCTGCTCACCTGGGCCGGTCGGATGCAGGTGACCTCCCCGCTCGGCATGACCACGATGTCCACCCACGACACCAAGCGGTCGGCGGACGTCCGGGCGCGGATCGGGGTGCTGTCCGAGCTGCCGGTGGAGTGGGCCGAGCTGGTCGGCGAACTGCGCGCGGCCTCCGCGTCCTGGCGTCCGGCCCTGCTGGACGGTCGGACCGAGAACCTGTTGTGGCAGACCCTGGCCGGCACCTGGACGGCCGACGGCCCGCTGTCGGCCGAGCGGCTGACCGAGTACCTGACCAAGGCGATCCGGGAGGCCAAGCAGCACACCACCTGGACAGCACCGGACGAGGCCTACGAGGCGGCGGTGCTCGGCGCTGCCCGGCAGGCGGTGACCGACCCGGCCATCGACGAGCTGTTCGGCCGATGGGAGCAGCGCACCCGGGAGGCGGTCCGGGCTGCCACCCTGGGCACCGCCCTGCTGCACCTGACCCTGCCCGGGGTCGCGGATGTCTACCAGGGCACCGAGGTGCCGTCGATCGCGCTGGTCGACCCGGACAACCGGCGACCGGTGGACCATGCGGCGATCGCTGCCCGACTGGCCCGGTTGGACGAGGGGGCGGGTGCCCGCGACCTGGCGGACGAGAAGCTGCTGCTCACCTCCGCCACGCTCCGGGTCCGCCGGGAGCTGCGCGAGGCGATCATCGGGCCGGAGGCCGGCTTCGTACCGCTGGCACACTCCTCCGGTCACGCGATCACCTACGCCCGCACGGTGGCCGGTGACCCGCGGATCGCGGTGGTCGCCACTCGGCTCGCGGCGTCGGTGGAGCGGATGGGCGGCTGGGCGGAGCACACCGTCGCGCTGCCCGAGGGTGACTGGCAGGACGTGCTGACCGGTCGTGCAGTGGCCGGTGGGGTGCGACGACTGGCCGAGCTGCTGGACCGGATGCCGGTCGCGCTGCTCGTGCGGGAGGACTGA
- the glgX gene encoding glycogen debranching protein GlgX, with translation MNIWPGRPYPLGATYDGSGTNFALFSAVAERVELCLVEEDGTERRVDLPEVDAYVWHGYLPAVQPGQRYGYRVHGPYDPEAGHRCDPSKLLLDPYAKAIDGQTDGDPSLYSYTFGEPEKRNTDDSAGHTMTSVVVNPYFDWGHDRPPQREYHESVIYEAHVRGLTKLHPAVPEEIRGTYSAMAHPAIIEHLVELGVTAVELMPVHQFVHDHSLADKGLTNYWGYNTIGFFAPHNGYAAYGTTGQQVQEFKTMVKALHAADIEVILDVVYNHTAEGNHMGPTLSFRGIDNASYYRLVDDDRAHYFDTTGTGNSLLMRSPHVLQLIMDSLRYWVRDMHVDGFRFDLAATLARQFHEVDRLSAFFDIVQQDPIISQVKLIAEPWDLGDGGYQVGGFPPLWSEWNGRYRDTVRDFWRGEPSTLAEFASRLSGSSDLYEHSGRRPIASVNFITAHDGFTLRDLVSYNEKHNEANGEDNNDGESFNRSWNCGVEGPTDDPEIIAIRARQSRNFLATLLLSQGVPMLAHGDELGRTQQGNNNVYCQDNELSWVDWDLDETREALLKYTRTVVALRRDHPVFRRRRFFAGAPERGGESDLRDIAWLDPSGSHMSDEQWQEAFARSVAVFLNGDAIAEPDLRGEDVVDDSFLVLFNGAPESVTFTLPTEDYGTQWTVVLDTDSQFEAGEVKDARAELGLAPRSLVVLTRPPMSTEDAE, from the coding sequence ATGAACATCTGGCCGGGCCGCCCCTACCCCCTGGGCGCCACCTACGACGGTAGTGGAACCAACTTCGCTCTGTTCTCCGCCGTCGCGGAGCGGGTCGAGCTGTGCCTGGTGGAGGAGGACGGCACCGAACGCCGGGTCGACCTCCCCGAGGTCGACGCGTACGTCTGGCACGGGTACCTGCCGGCCGTCCAGCCGGGTCAGCGCTACGGCTACCGGGTGCACGGCCCCTACGACCCGGAGGCCGGTCACCGCTGCGACCCGAGCAAGCTGCTGCTCGACCCGTACGCCAAGGCGATCGACGGGCAGACCGACGGCGACCCCTCGCTGTACAGCTACACCTTCGGCGAGCCGGAGAAGCGGAACACCGACGACTCCGCCGGGCACACCATGACCTCCGTCGTGGTCAACCCGTACTTCGACTGGGGCCACGACCGGCCGCCGCAGCGCGAGTACCACGAGTCGGTGATCTACGAGGCGCACGTGCGGGGCCTGACCAAGCTGCACCCGGCGGTCCCGGAGGAGATCCGCGGCACCTACTCGGCGATGGCGCACCCGGCGATCATCGAGCACCTGGTCGAGCTGGGCGTCACCGCAGTCGAGCTGATGCCGGTGCACCAGTTCGTGCACGACCACTCGCTCGCGGACAAGGGCCTGACCAACTACTGGGGCTACAACACCATCGGGTTCTTCGCCCCGCACAACGGCTACGCAGCCTACGGGACCACCGGCCAGCAGGTGCAGGAGTTCAAGACCATGGTGAAGGCGCTGCACGCCGCCGACATCGAGGTCATCCTGGACGTGGTGTACAACCACACCGCCGAGGGCAACCACATGGGCCCGACGCTCAGCTTCCGGGGCATCGACAACGCCTCGTACTACCGGCTGGTGGACGACGACCGCGCGCACTACTTCGACACCACCGGCACCGGCAACTCGCTGCTGATGCGCTCGCCGCACGTGCTGCAGCTGATCATGGACTCGCTGCGCTACTGGGTGCGGGACATGCACGTCGACGGCTTCCGCTTCGACCTGGCGGCCACCCTGGCCCGGCAGTTCCACGAGGTCGACCGGCTGAGCGCGTTCTTCGACATCGTGCAGCAGGACCCGATCATCTCCCAGGTCAAGCTGATCGCCGAGCCCTGGGACCTGGGCGACGGCGGCTACCAGGTGGGCGGCTTCCCGCCGCTGTGGTCGGAGTGGAACGGCCGCTACCGGGACACCGTGCGCGACTTCTGGCGCGGTGAGCCGTCGACGCTGGCCGAGTTCGCCAGCCGCCTGTCCGGGTCCTCGGACCTGTACGAGCACTCCGGCCGCCGCCCGATCGCCAGCGTCAACTTCATCACCGCCCACGACGGCTTCACCCTGCGGGACCTGGTGTCCTACAACGAGAAGCACAACGAGGCGAACGGCGAGGACAACAACGACGGCGAGTCGTTCAACCGGTCCTGGAACTGCGGCGTGGAGGGCCCCACGGACGACCCGGAGATCATCGCGATCCGGGCCCGCCAGTCCCGGAACTTCCTCGCCACACTGCTGCTGTCCCAGGGCGTGCCGATGCTGGCGCACGGCGACGAGCTGGGCAGGACCCAGCAGGGCAACAACAACGTGTACTGCCAGGACAACGAGCTGTCCTGGGTCGACTGGGACCTGGATGAGACCCGGGAGGCGCTGCTGAAGTACACCCGGACGGTGGTGGCGCTGCGCCGCGACCACCCGGTGTTCCGTCGCCGCCGGTTCTTCGCCGGGGCACCCGAGCGCGGCGGTGAGTCCGACCTGCGGGACATCGCCTGGCTCGACCCTTCCGGCAGCCACATGTCCGACGAGCAGTGGCAGGAGGCCTTCGCCCGGTCGGTGGCGGTGTTCCTGAACGGCGACGCCATCGCCGAGCCGGACCTGCGCGGTGAGGACGTGGTCGACGACTCGTTCCTGGTGCTGTTCAACGGGGCACCAGAGTCGGTCACCTTCACCCTGCCGACCGAGGACTACGGCACGCAGTGGACGGTGGTGCTGGACACCGACAGCCAGTTCGAGGCCGGTGAGGTCAAGGACGCCCGAGCCGAGCTGGGTCTCGCCCCGCGTTCGCTGGTCGTGCTCACCCGTCCGCCGATGTCCACCGAGGACGCCGAGTGA
- a CDS encoding isochorismatase family protein yields MTRALVVVDVQNDFCEGGALAVTGGAEVARAVTAYLAAHPADYALVAATGDWHEPLPDSNDGHFAIDGAPDYVTTWPEHCVRDTTGAAFHPELRLPADVVLVHKGQGRQDYSGFAGELVGRDGDLADALRSAGVTAVDVVGLATDHCVTATALDAQDAGFAVRVLTDLTAGVSTATSIAALTRLSRAGVELALAG; encoded by the coding sequence ATGACCCGGGCACTGGTCGTGGTGGACGTGCAGAACGACTTCTGTGAGGGCGGCGCACTCGCCGTGACCGGCGGTGCCGAGGTCGCCCGGGCGGTGACCGCGTACCTGGCAGCCCACCCGGCCGACTACGCGCTGGTGGCCGCGACGGGCGACTGGCACGAGCCGCTGCCGGACAGCAACGACGGGCACTTCGCGATCGATGGGGCGCCGGACTACGTGACGACCTGGCCGGAGCACTGCGTCCGGGACACCACGGGCGCCGCCTTCCACCCCGAGCTGCGGCTGCCCGCCGACGTGGTGCTGGTGCACAAGGGCCAGGGCCGTCAGGACTACTCCGGTTTCGCGGGTGAACTTGTCGGCCGGGACGGCGATCTCGCCGATGCGCTGCGCAGCGCGGGTGTCACGGCGGTGGACGTGGTCGGTCTGGCCACCGACCACTGCGTCACCGCGACCGCCCTGGACGCGCAGGACGCGGGCTTCGCCGTGCGGGTGCTGACCGACCTGACCGCCGGGGTGTCCACCGCGACGAGCATCGCGGCCCTCACCCGGCTCAGCCGCGCAGGAGTCGAGCTGGCCCTCGCGGGGTAG
- a CDS encoding putative protein N(5)-glutamine methyltransferase — translation MPVTLSPPDLAALIARLRAAGCVFAEDEAALLVEAARDGSALETLTARRVAGEPLEPLLGWVAFAGRRVRVAPGVFVPRRRSELLVRAAVAAVAESPASARPLTVVDLCCGVGAIGVSVALALPGSRLWCCDLDPAAVACAERNIAEAGVSGTALVGDLDAPLPPELSGRVDLLTANTPYVPTDEIALLPSEARAHEPTLALDGGVDGLALHRRVAELAPRWLRPGGVLLIETSARQAERTAAACATAGLRPRVVTADDLGATAVVAERD, via the coding sequence GTGCCCGTGACGCTCTCCCCGCCCGACCTCGCCGCGCTGATCGCACGCCTGCGCGCCGCCGGGTGCGTCTTCGCCGAGGACGAGGCGGCGCTGCTGGTCGAGGCGGCGCGGGACGGGTCGGCGCTGGAGACCCTGACCGCGCGACGGGTGGCGGGTGAGCCGCTGGAGCCCTTGCTCGGCTGGGTGGCGTTCGCCGGGCGCAGGGTGCGGGTGGCACCCGGCGTGTTCGTGCCACGCCGGCGCAGTGAGCTGCTGGTGCGTGCGGCGGTGGCGGCGGTCGCCGAGTCGCCCGCGAGCGCCCGTCCGCTCACCGTGGTGGACCTGTGCTGCGGGGTCGGCGCGATCGGGGTGTCGGTGGCCCTGGCACTGCCGGGCAGTCGGTTGTGGTGCTGCGACCTCGACCCGGCCGCGGTGGCCTGTGCGGAGCGGAACATCGCCGAGGCCGGGGTGTCCGGGACCGCGCTGGTCGGTGACCTGGACGCCCCGCTCCCGCCGGAGCTGAGCGGCCGGGTGGATCTGCTGACCGCCAACACCCCGTACGTCCCCACCGACGAGATCGCGCTGCTGCCGAGCGAGGCCCGGGCGCACGAACCGACGCTGGCGCTGGATGGCGGCGTCGACGGACTCGCCCTGCACCGACGGGTGGCCGAGCTGGCACCGCGTTGGTTGCGGCCGGGCGGTGTGCTGCTGATCGAGACCTCGGCGCGGCAGGCGGAGCGAACGGCGGCGGCATGCGCGACGGCGGGGTTGCGACCCCGGGTGGTGACGGCGGACGACCTGGGCGCGACGGCCGTGGTGGCGGAGCGCGACTGA
- a CDS encoding ABC transporter ATP-binding protein, with protein sequence MTALDPVFAELEGSAAPVPPVVELREVARVFPGDPPVHALHPSDLVVAAGDYLSIVGPSGSGKSTLLHLLGLLDRPSSGEYLLDGEPTKDISEARRSALRGGRIGFVFQQFHLLPHRTVLDNVLLATLYSGVPRAERRERALAALDRVHLSHRLNFLPTTLSGGERQRVAVARAVVASPRVLLADEPTGNLDTKNSAGVLELFDELHDDGLTLVVITHDDVVSARADRRVRIADGRLTEVA encoded by the coding sequence GTGACCGCCCTCGACCCGGTGTTCGCCGAGCTGGAGGGCTCGGCGGCGCCGGTCCCGCCGGTGGTGGAGCTGCGGGAGGTGGCCCGGGTGTTCCCCGGTGACCCGCCGGTCCACGCGCTGCATCCGAGCGATCTGGTGGTGGCGGCGGGAGACTACCTGTCCATCGTCGGCCCGTCCGGCTCCGGCAAGTCGACCCTGTTGCACCTGCTCGGACTGCTGGACCGTCCGTCGTCGGGGGAGTACCTGCTGGACGGGGAGCCGACGAAGGACATCTCCGAGGCGCGGCGCAGCGCGCTGCGCGGTGGCCGGATCGGCTTCGTGTTCCAGCAGTTCCACCTGTTGCCGCACCGCACGGTGCTGGACAACGTCCTGCTGGCCACGCTCTACAGCGGGGTACCGCGCGCCGAACGCCGGGAACGGGCCCTGGCGGCGCTGGACCGGGTGCATCTGAGCCACCGGCTGAACTTCCTGCCGACCACCCTGTCCGGCGGTGAACGTCAGCGGGTCGCCGTCGCCCGGGCCGTGGTCGCCTCGCCCCGGGTCCTGCTGGCCGACGAGCCGACCGGCAACCTGGACACGAAGAACTCGGCCGGGGTGCTGGAACTCTTCGACGAGCTGCACGACGACGGCCTGACCCTGGTGGTCATCACGCACGACGACGTGGTCTCCGCCCGTGCCGACCGCCGGGTGCGGATCGCCGACGGCCGACTGACCGAGGTGGCGTGA
- a CDS encoding ABC transporter permease encodes MSDRFGARDLFREASAGIDARPGRLFLTILGTVLGIASVVVTVGLAQTAAGQIARRFDAVAATQALASPATTRTADGSQRATQSLPWDADSRAARLNGIEAAGLIATVDIGEATVTAVPVNDPSAPETSAPVVLAGSAGLLDAVRGHLVTGRFFDTGHDQRGDRVVVLGARAAERLGVSRVDRQPSVFIGDRAYTVIGIIDGMQRRTDLLDALLLPDGTARQDFALAAPEELHLRIAVGAGPLVADQVPIALAPNNPEVVSMQVPAGGSAVGSEVQADISTIFLALGGVALLIGGLGIANVTLLSVMERVGEIGLRRALGARRRDIASQFMIESATVGLLGGMVGAALGVASVVAVSAAQSWTPILDIWVVLGAAAGGGVIGLLAGIYPALKAASVEPIAALRGGV; translated from the coding sequence ATGAGCGATCGCTTCGGCGCCCGGGACCTGTTCCGGGAGGCGTCGGCCGGGATCGACGCGCGCCCCGGTCGCCTGTTCCTGACCATCCTCGGCACGGTGCTGGGCATCGCGTCGGTGGTGGTGACGGTCGGACTGGCGCAGACCGCCGCCGGTCAGATCGCCCGACGCTTCGACGCGGTGGCCGCCACGCAGGCGCTGGCCAGCCCGGCGACCACCCGGACCGCCGACGGCAGCCAGCGAGCGACCCAGTCCCTGCCCTGGGACGCCGACTCGCGTGCCGCCCGGCTGAACGGGATCGAGGCCGCCGGTCTGATCGCCACCGTCGACATCGGCGAGGCGACGGTGACGGCGGTGCCGGTGAACGACCCGTCGGCGCCGGAGACCTCCGCCCCCGTGGTGCTGGCCGGATCGGCCGGGCTGCTGGACGCGGTCCGTGGTCACCTGGTCACCGGCAGGTTCTTCGACACCGGGCACGACCAGCGTGGCGACCGGGTGGTGGTGCTCGGTGCCCGCGCCGCCGAACGTCTGGGGGTGAGCCGGGTCGATCGCCAGCCGTCGGTGTTCATCGGCGACCGGGCGTACACCGTGATCGGGATCATCGACGGGATGCAGCGCCGCACCGACCTGCTGGACGCCCTCCTGCTGCCGGACGGCACCGCGCGACAGGACTTCGCCCTGGCGGCGCCGGAGGAACTGCACCTGCGGATCGCGGTGGGTGCCGGACCGCTGGTCGCCGATCAGGTGCCGATCGCCCTGGCGCCCAACAACCCGGAGGTGGTCAGCATGCAGGTGCCGGCCGGTGGCTCCGCGGTGGGCAGCGAGGTGCAGGCCGACATCAGCACGATCTTCCTGGCGCTCGGCGGGGTGGCCCTGCTGATCGGTGGCCTCGGGATCGCGAACGTCACCCTGCTCTCGGTGATGGAGCGGGTGGGGGAGATCGGTCTGCGGCGAGCGCTCGGCGCCCGGCGCCGGGACATCGCCAGCCAGTTCATGATCGAGTCGGCGACGGTGGGGCTGCTCGGCGGCATGGTCGGTGCCGCCCTCGGGGTGGCCTCGGTGGTCGCGGTGTCGGCCGCCCAGTCCTGGACGCCGATCCTGGACATCTGGGTGGTGCTCGGCGCGGCGGCCGGTGGCGGTGTGATCGGCCTCCTGGCCGGGATCTACCCGGCGCTCAAGGCGGCCTCGGTGGAGCCGATCGCGGCCCTGCGCGGCGGGGTGTGA